The proteins below come from a single Drosophila kikkawai strain 14028-0561.14 chromosome 3R, DkikHiC1v2, whole genome shotgun sequence genomic window:
- the E(var)3-9 gene encoding PR domain zinc finger protein 5 produces MEFSTDLCFAEDSIEPCRTCGIYFTIGLGMDQKLVKPLFDTDDAASPAGMVEILEQMTAWKLQVARDDGRPQYICITCIAEFQKLLKFKHSCLETQEQFGELELQREHNGIVIKREIDADPEEKFCGFVYLDISDEEEISDEDGSRRVSAAFDIPHVPIKEEHMARVPIQTKATFLPPEPKELEPPNPSDFEGIESDELAGMFSASSANSQANSDDDEEEEEEVIMKFTYDDEGEAAATLPQPIVESPAIVTCKLCSYDSPNEEAHLEHMQRMHLLKDWECHICAKKFTNAPESRLKFHMKWHKLQRHLKCPMCGFFCSSKETLKEHKKAVHTCTKCTYCDKNIRTNLMQRHLKTHLEERQAEIVDQLNLLQQPQVDVVTSLPTAMVPASQEPLPPAESPPPVASSSPKEDDSCVSVTTEDIPIEKDSASVSLKPPATCIIQCAFCSDTFEDTEKLGSHVLAKHNKKSTKRRHSPDKTPSPIKPAKVSKPESENLTLEETFKEDTSSCSITDESLNGSSAEQNEKNKTYSRCPLCHKTFNLKFKLNRHMLQHKAPY; encoded by the exons ATGGAGTTCAGCACGGATCTCTGCTTCGCGGAGGACTCCATCGAGCCGTGTCGAACCTGCGGCATTTATTTCACAATCGGCCTGGGCATGGACCAGAAGCTCGTGAAACCCTTGTTTGATACGGATGACGCCGCCTCTCCCGCCGGCATGGTGGAGATCCTGGAGCAGATGACGGCTTGGAAACTGCAG GTGGCGCGGGATGATGGGAGACcgcaatacatttgcatcaCCTGCATCGCAGAGTTTCAGAAGCTGCTCAAGTTTAAACACAGTTGCCTTGAGACCCAGGAGCAATTTGGCGAGCTGGAATTGCAGCGGGAGCACAACGGCATAGTGATCAAGCGGGAGATTGATGCCGACCCGGAGGAAAAGTTCTGCGGATTCGTCTATCTCGATATATCCGACGAGGAGGAGATCAGCGACGAGGATGGCAGCAGACGAGTGTCCGCCGCCTTCGATATACCTCATGTGCCGATCAAGGAAGAGCACATGGCGCGTGTGCCGATACAGACCAAAGCGACATTCCTGCCACCAGAGCCCAAGGAGCTCGAGCCACCTAACCCGTCCGACTTTGAGGGGATTGAAAGCGATGAGCTGGCCGGCATGTTTTCTGCATCAAGTGCAAACTCCCAGGCCAACagcgatgatgatgaagaggaggaggaggaggtgatAATGAAGTTTACTTACGACGATGAAGGCGAAGCAGCTGCCACGCTTCCACAGCCCATTGTTGAATCGCCGGCGATTGTGACATGTAAGCTCTGTTCCTACGATTCACCCAACGAGGAGGCACACCTGGAACATATGCAGCGAATGCACCTGCTCAAAGACTGGGAATGTCACATCTGCGCCAAAAAGTTTACTAATGCCCCAGAGAGTCGTCTTAAGTTTCACATGAAGTGGCACAAGTTGCAGCGTCATCTCAAGTGTCCCATGTGCGGATTCTTCTGCAGCTCCAAGGAAACGCTCAAGGAGCACAAGAAGGCTGTACACACGTGCACCAAGTGCACTTACTGCGACAAAA ACATAAGAACAAACTTGATGCAGCGGCATTTAAAAACGCATTTGGAAG AACGCCAGGCGGAAATCGTCGACCAACTGAATTTATTGCAGCAACCACAAGTTGATGTGGTAACCTCTTTACCTACTGCGATGGTTCCTGCCAGCCAAGAGCCTTTACCTCCAGCGGAATCTCCTCCACCAGTGGCCTCTTCATCTCCCAAAGAAGACGACTCTTGTGTCTCTGTTACCACAGAGGATATTCCTATTGAAAAAGACTCAGCTTCTGTTTCTTTGAAGCCTCCTGCAACCTGTATTATACAGTGCGCTTTCTGCAGCGATACCTTTGAAGATACTGAAAAGCTGGGATCTCATGTGCTGGCCAAGCACAATAAAAAATCGACAAAGAGACGGCACTCACCGGACAAGACGCCGTCCCCGATTAAGCCGGCAAAGGTCAGTAAACCAGAGTCCGAGAACCTGACGCTAGAAGAAACATTCAAGGAAGAtaccagcagctgcagcataACTGACGAAAGCCTCAATGGTAGCTCCGCCGAGCAgaatgagaaaaataaaacctaCTCGCGGTGTCCACTTTGCCACAAGACTTTCAATCTGAAGTTCAAACTAAACCGGCACATGCTGCAGCACAAGGCCCCATACTAA